One Methanohalophilus mahii DSM 5219 genomic window carries:
- the purD gene encoding phosphoribosylamine--glycine ligase produces the protein MNVLLIGGGGREHAIAEAISRSKREPQLYAVMSKKNPGIAKLCRDFLLEKETDIKKVVEYATSRNIDIAFIGPEAPLAAGLVDALEKVKIPSVGPKKDVAQIEFDKSWARTFMKEENIEGCPAFKVFKDERGLKEYIEELGDVAIKPAGLTGGKGVRVMGDQLPDTTDAYEYALSILEKDSVVVEENLKGEEFTLQAFVDGSTLAFAPCVQDHKRAFENDLGPNTGGMGAYSNTDVILPFMMVDDLEKAKAIMQKVVEKLCEVTGIPYQGILYGQFILTRKGPKVIEFNARFGDPEAMNVMPLLETDILDVMEAIVEERLEDLDVVFSKRATVCKYVVPAGYPDNPDSDKEIVFGDMGDAILFYSSVYEKDGKIYTSTSRSAAVVGIADSISKAERIAQDALENIIGDLHSRRDIGTRALVRKKITHMNKIREF, from the coding sequence TGAGCAAAAAAAATCCCGGTATAGCAAAACTTTGCAGGGATTTCTTACTTGAAAAAGAAACAGATATTAAAAAAGTGGTTGAATATGCCACTTCACGAAATATAGACATTGCATTCATAGGTCCCGAAGCTCCTCTTGCAGCCGGTCTTGTAGATGCTCTTGAAAAAGTCAAAATTCCTTCTGTGGGTCCGAAAAAGGATGTTGCCCAAATTGAATTCGATAAATCGTGGGCCAGGACCTTCATGAAGGAAGAAAATATCGAGGGATGCCCTGCTTTTAAAGTATTCAAAGATGAAAGGGGATTGAAAGAATATATCGAAGAACTCGGGGATGTCGCCATAAAACCCGCCGGGCTTACCGGAGGCAAAGGCGTCAGGGTTATGGGCGATCAACTGCCAGATACCACAGATGCCTATGAATATGCACTGAGCATCCTCGAAAAAGATAGTGTGGTTGTTGAAGAGAACCTGAAAGGAGAGGAATTTACCCTGCAGGCATTTGTTGACGGAAGCACTCTTGCTTTTGCTCCCTGCGTACAGGACCACAAAAGGGCATTCGAAAATGACCTGGGACCCAACACCGGCGGAATGGGGGCATATTCTAACACCGATGTAATCCTGCCTTTCATGATGGTAGATGACCTGGAAAAGGCTAAGGCTATCATGCAAAAGGTAGTAGAAAAACTCTGTGAGGTTACAGGAATCCCATACCAGGGCATCCTTTACGGCCAGTTCATCCTTACTAGGAAAGGACCAAAGGTAATAGAATTCAATGCGCGTTTCGGAGATCCCGAAGCTATGAACGTAATGCCTCTGCTTGAGACCGATATACTTGATGTCATGGAGGCTATCGTGGAGGAGCGTCTGGAAGACCTCGATGTGGTATTTAGCAAAAGGGCAACTGTGTGTAAGTACGTGGTTCCTGCAGGATATCCGGATAACCCTGATTCAGACAAAGAGATAGTTTTCGGGGATATGGGCGATGCAATTTTGTTCTATTCCAGTGTATATGAAAAGGATGGTAAAATCTATACCAGCACGTCTCGATCCGCAGCTGTTGTCGGTATCGCGGATTCCATAAGCAAGGCTGAAAGAATAGCACAGGATGCACTTGAGAATATCATCGGCGATCTGCATTCACGCCGGGATATCGGCACCCGGGCTCTTGTACGAAAGAAAATCACACATATGAATAAGATAAGAGAATTTTAA